The genomic DNA GAGTGACCGGAAAAAGTTTCCGATTTGCATCGGCACAAAGTTTAAGCATTATCTTCTCCAAAGAGTggaatttcttttccttttcctcagCCACCTATTGGACTATCACCCTTGAAAATGACCTACAAGGAGGAGAACAGGAGCAAGAACTTGACCATTGACTGCAACCACTGCCCAAACTAAGCAACAAGTAAATATAGAACTGGAACAAATCTTATTCAACGTAAGTCTTCCAAGTCAATTCCGATATGAACATGCGCATATCCCCATACTCTTTCTCAGCTGCCCCGGATTCGAGATTCTCGACCTAACCCCCGTCATCTCGATATAGTGATCATATCAGCCACCGAACGTCTTGCATATAAGCTAAGGGAAGAATCGATCCGTATGGCTCGTATATcgtatattaaaattataatgggGAGTTGGTGAGGGAATAACATCGGAAACAAGCCACTAATCCAGGACTGGATTGAATGATTCTTTCGGCTGTCAACCATAATGCGGGCCCCACAAACAAGTACCATAAGAATTGGTCGAATTTCAATTCAATCGCATAAATAATTGCAGTCCCGCTGTTCCCTGCACCTTCCCCCATTGGACAAATTAAGGTCAAAATAAGCAAGCAGTTAACACATCAATCTAGACACAGCATATTTCGAGTTCCAGACCCGGTCAGGTATAAGTCAGGACTCAGGGTGATGATGTACCTGGGTCTCAGACACTTTGTTACAATCGAAAACAATGGAAGGAGGCCGAATTTTGTGCGGAAGATCAGGAAGTTTCCCATCCCGAATCTGTCCTCACAAGCACCAGCAATACCCACACTGAACACCCACTCAAAAGCTACATACAGATTCCTTGCTACGCTGAAACGTCAGAGAAGGCCAAAAGAATGCACATAACCAGTCAGAAGAACTAACAAGCATAATTACTTTCACTGACCCAGATGATCCGGCTCGGTGCTGCGTCTTGGGTCACTGGGGTAGAGGCCCAACACGATCGGATCTCTTGACTCAGTTGTAGACTAAAGTCCCCAATCCATTTTCTGGGTCCCGCAATAAGCAATAGTTTCATCCGCCATACAGAAAGGCGAGTATTATGGTACAGATGATTACCAAAATCAGGAACTCTCTGCCGTCACACTTCATATTGGAGGGCAGCAAAACTGCACAGGAGGCAACCAGACCTCAGAAATGTACTGAGACAAATGTGGCCTGTATTTTGTTTCAGTGCTCCATTAAAGCAGCTTCAGTCTCTGACAATGGGGCTGCACCAGGTGGAAAACGAATCACTAAGTTAATATCATTTGCAGTTGTAACAGCAAATAATATCTCTTTGTGGTAAATTTAGTCCTACAATAGTTCATACTTGTTATTGTGTTCAGATGAGCAAACAAATTTAGGATTTTGACATATAACATCATACCGAGTAAGTCTTCATAGGAATCAGCTAATAGTGATGATTCCATCAGCAAAGGAGGTGAGAACACCTGACCCTGTGACTCTTCAATATCATAAAACAACCTCTGCGCAGCAGTGGTAGAACGATTCGAGCCCGTGTCCAGGAAAAATCCATTTACTTGATCAAAGTCATTGAGGGACTCCAAATCATCAATCACATTAGGTAATTGTAGTTCATCGTACTTGCTCCCAACTGGACCATCAGGGACTCGTCTTTCAATTGGGGGGGTGTCCATTTGAGAAGCAAACAATTTCTTACTTCTCGAAACGGGCCTATTCTCAGTGCCCATCTGAGAGAAGCCCTTCGAAGAAAGAGGTAAAAAGTAGTGTCCAGAACCTTCATCAGAGTGATTGTCTCGTGATACATCCGAGCTACAGGTTTCAGTCGATAGGGCTGCTTCTCTCACTGAGCGCTTTAAATTTTGAACAAAGTTTTCACCCTCTGGACAAGAGAAAATACAAGAATCAAACCGAGACATTTGAAAGAAACTAATTCTCAAGTCAAGTACTTTCTACATCAGAGAGGGAATGTTGACAAACCTTGTGGTGGATTATCTACGTGATTGCTGGACAAAATATGGCTCACCAACTTCCTTTCAGATGCATTTTCAGCTTGCTGAGTTTCAGTTGCTaagttgtttctcttttgcaagTTTCCACCTTTCCCAGAGGAATTTGGAGTTAAACCAAATAACTGGGGGAGTTTCAAAGCAGGAGGACTTGCTGAGACCTTGTCCAGCTGTACAGTGGATAACTTTGATGTCACCTCAGCAACATCATCAGCATTGCTTTCCTGCATTAGTAGGAGAAAAGTTATGCTTAAGATAAACAACATTAGTAGCTAAAAATTTCTGTACAATAGTGAGTTAATGGAAGGACTATCTAGATACCCTTCCACTGCTCTGAGCTTGGCTGGGTGAGGCAGATGGCCCTCGATGTTTGATCACTGGAGGCAAGGTAGAAGTAATAACATCTACTTTCTCTGTACACTCGGAAATTGATTTTTGTATAGTTGGAGCGACTTCCTTCAGTTGGTTTATCAGCACCTGCATGTAGAATGTATTGTTCAATGATATTCAGCATTCGCTTGTGGAATAAACAATTGAAAGGCCATGAACTTAAGACTAAAGAATTTAAAGAATACATTCAACTGTTATCTCTTGCTTGTCAAAAAAGAACACATGCCAACTTATAAGAGAGAGTAAAGCATGTATTCCCTTTTCCAGAATGTCTTTAaaaagattattttatttatttattttgtggaAAACTTCAACAACTGAGAAGATCACCTTGGTCTGCTATACAAAGAGATAAGTTGAGGGTGATTATCAGTCTCGAAACTGTGATCCAAAAATTTCATGTCCATCTATTTTAAGGGGTTCAATGCAAAGGCAGATTTCTGAATGCTGAaattatttgaattgaatACTATCTCGCAGgatcaagaaaataattagCACTCTTCTTAGATAGATTCTTAAGTTGGTTTACTTTTTCTAGAAACTATGAATCCGACTCTCTGCTACATAATTAATAACACTCCATCAACCAACAAATCCTTTCATCAATTTATCAAAGAGAATCACTAGCCAAAACCGAACATTCAAGCAGGTTCCATTGCTACATCACCTGGAAACTGGCCAAATGTTGCTGGTGTTCTGCAAGAGTAGCTGCTAAAGACTCAGCATGGCCACTCGTGCTGCCATCATGTGCACTTCGTAGGATTTCTGGACCCTCTCCATCGTTAGCTTTTGCCTAACAAAGCATGGCCTCACATTAACAGTTTTATATAGAATATgaaaagaatataaagaaaGCATGCCCCACTATATTAATGGCTAATCTCCCATTTAAATCTTTAAATTCAAGTTGCTCTCAGAGCTGAATTTTTATACTCACAGTAGCTGAGTTCTAATTATCTTTTTAAGTAAATACAGCAGAGTGTTACTATCTACCAGTCATTAGAGACTACCGAGTTCTTATAACCAAAGCTGAGTTGTGGTATCAGGTACGTTTGAAATGAAGAAATGGCAGCATACCAGAAGAAGCGACTGTTTATGAATACGTTGTAAAGCATGAGTCCAACGCCGTATTACTTCTGCTACATCAACCGTGGGGTGAACTCGTCCACTTCTATCATCCATTCGAAAGGGAGCTTCATCATTTCCTTGTGAATTGGATAATTCTAAACTCTTGCTCAAGTTTTCCATGTTATTATTGACACCGGAGCCATCACTTTGTTCTTTATCTTCTGAATGCGTTGAAGCAACATTGGGCTGGGCAGATAGGATATCTGCATGAGGAACCTGAGAACTTTGGTCCATTGCAGCAAGCAGAGACGACCCAGAAATCCGGTACCTGATGAAAACTAATACATCAGCATAGAGTTTCTAAAATTACTGGAGTTAGCCAGTCAAGAATGAAAGTTACCTATGCTCCCGGTGAGCTATCAAGTCTTCAATAGGGCCTGAAGCAAGAATCTCATGCTGACCTGCACCGGATGTAGCAAGTACCAGACCCTTAAGCATCTAGTCACATTATTCAATGGAAATAAAAGAgctaaaaatattaa from Punica granatum isolate Tunisia-2019 chromosome 2, ASM765513v2, whole genome shotgun sequence includes the following:
- the LOC116196454 gene encoding AUGMIN subunit 6 encodes the protein MTMDREKEREIELESAMYTNCLLLGLDPSIIGIGGSNAAPRVGLFRHSNPKLGEQLLYFILSSLRGPVQSAKDFDKVWPIFDSAQSRDFRKVVQGIISELESQGALPRSNSRVSSLATCCGPRFVELLWQLSLHALREVHRRTFASDVASNPLPASLTDVAFTHAATLLPVTKARIALERRRFLKNAETAVQRQAMWSNLAHEMTAEFRGLCAEEAYLQQELEKLHELRSKVKLEGELWEDLMSSSNQNSHLVSKATRLWESILSRKSQHEILASGPIEDLIAHREHRYRISGSSLLAAMDQSSQVPHADILSAQPNVASTHSEDKEQSDGSGVNNNMENLSKSLELSNSQGNDEAPFRMDDRSGRVHPTVDVAEVIRRWTHALQRIHKQSLLLAKANDGEGPEILRSAHDGSTSGHAESLAATLAEHQQHLASFQVLINQLKEVAPTIQKSISECTEKVDVITSTLPPVIKHRGPSASPSQAQSSGRESNADDVAEVTSKLSTVQLDKVSASPPALKLPQLFGLTPNSSGKGGNLQKRNNLATETQQAENASERKLVSHILSSNHVDNPPQEGENFVQNLKRSVREAALSTETCSSDVSRDNHSDEGSGHYFLPLSSKGFSQMGTENRPVSRSKKLFASQMDTPPIERRVPDGPVGSKYDELQLPNVIDDLESLNDFDQVNGFFLDTGSNRSTTAAQRLFYDIEESQGQVFSPPLLMESSLLADSYEDLLAPLSETEAALMEH